From a region of the Sinorhizobium sp. B11 genome:
- a CDS encoding SDR family oxidoreductase, protein MRLEGKVALITGAAGGIGHAVAGLFASEGAIVIAADIKPPQKPYAGDVETIMLDVTSEEQWASAVAAIVRKHGRLDVLINNAGIIAYEPLDKLEMKDWQKMIAVDQTGVFLGMREAVRVMRKQQAGAIVNISSIWGSAAVPGAHSYHAAKGAVRNMSKNAAMTYAGEGIRVNSVHPGFIHTPLTDAQNPDLNRIVIDTTPMKRGGQPIEIAYGCLFLASDQASYITGAELNIDGGYLAQ, encoded by the coding sequence ATGAGACTTGAGGGCAAGGTCGCGTTGATCACGGGAGCGGCAGGCGGCATCGGCCATGCGGTGGCCGGCCTCTTCGCCAGCGAAGGCGCCATCGTGATCGCCGCCGATATCAAGCCGCCGCAAAAACCCTATGCCGGCGATGTCGAGACGATCATGCTCGATGTGACCAGCGAGGAACAATGGGCATCGGCCGTCGCCGCCATCGTGCGCAAGCACGGCCGTCTCGACGTGCTGATCAACAATGCCGGCATCATCGCCTACGAGCCGCTGGACAAGCTGGAAATGAAGGATTGGCAGAAGATGATCGCCGTCGACCAGACCGGCGTCTTCCTCGGCATGCGCGAGGCGGTGCGCGTCATGCGCAAGCAGCAGGCAGGCGCGATCGTCAATATTTCCTCGATCTGGGGCAGCGCCGCGGTCCCGGGCGCCCATAGCTATCATGCCGCCAAGGGCGCGGTGCGCAACATGTCGAAGAATGCCGCCATGACCTATGCCGGCGAAGGAATCCGCGTCAATTCCGTCCATCCCGGCTTCATCCACACGCCGCTGACCGACGCCCAGAACCCGGACCTGAACAGGATCGTCATCGACACGACCCCGATGAAACGCGGCGGTCAGCCGATAGAGATCGCCTATGGCTGCCTGTTCCTCGCCTCCGACCAGGCAAGCTATATCACCGGGGCGGAACTGAACATCGACGGCGGCTATCTCGCGCAGTAG
- a CDS encoding dienelactone hydrolase family protein, which produces MKFFQFLLCLTVSLFILPQAQADELVHFDSAVVKPSPFLERKAKEQGEVLPAPQATPLIGYLTRPQGDGPFPAVVVMHGCGGIHPHVRDVWPERLVSWGYVTLVVDSFTTRNIENSCKTYLPDRVFDAYGALDFLTKSGFVDGKRVALMGFSAGGIATLEATKVEGNEQLMDEKFRAAVAYYPVCAPHESDATVPTLILNGDLDDWSPAERCRQRIANLSGKGPPVELHIYPGARHDFDDEAMTKPKTVFGHVEEYNAAAAEQSIASVQAFLKTYLGK; this is translated from the coding sequence GTGAAGTTCTTCCAGTTCCTCCTCTGTCTCACGGTCTCCCTTTTCATCCTTCCGCAGGCCCAAGCCGACGAACTCGTCCACTTCGACAGTGCCGTCGTGAAGCCGAGCCCGTTTCTGGAGCGCAAGGCGAAAGAGCAGGGCGAGGTGCTGCCGGCGCCGCAGGCGACGCCATTGATCGGTTATCTCACCCGCCCGCAAGGCGACGGGCCGTTTCCGGCTGTCGTGGTGATGCACGGATGCGGGGGCATCCATCCGCATGTGAGAGACGTCTGGCCGGAGCGGCTGGTCTCCTGGGGGTATGTCACGCTCGTGGTCGACAGTTTCACCACGCGCAACATCGAGAACAGCTGCAAGACCTATCTTCCCGATCGGGTTTTCGATGCCTATGGGGCGCTGGACTTCCTGACGAAGAGCGGCTTCGTCGATGGAAAGCGCGTCGCTCTCATGGGCTTCTCGGCGGGTGGGATTGCGACGCTGGAGGCGACGAAGGTCGAGGGAAACGAGCAGCTCATGGATGAGAAATTCAGGGCGGCGGTTGCCTATTATCCCGTCTGTGCGCCACATGAGAGCGATGCGACGGTGCCGACGCTGATCCTGAATGGCGACCTCGATGACTGGAGCCCGGCGGAGCGTTGCCGGCAGCGGATCGCCAATCTCAGCGGCAAGGGGCCGCCGGTCGAATTGCATATCTATCCCGGCGCGCGTCATGATTTCGATGATGAAGCCATGACCAAGCCGAAGACGGTCTTCGGGCATGTGGAGGAATATAATGCTGCCGCGGCGGAACAGTCGATCGCCAGCGTTCAAGCCTTCCTGAAGACATATCTCGGCAAATAG
- a CDS encoding DnaJ domain-containing protein, with the protein MLGLERDASGEAIKLAWRKAAKGAHPDAGGDVDNFNRLQIAYELLQDPVRRRVYDDTGYDPQLADPRDLEGVLMLESLVNEVILDEREPGSFDPVAAMRRKLSDDIVKSRFHILELERHRARVRKHIDRLGRRPETDVLGSMLRARSEAIADAIRKTEKQIETIEHTYTMLEGYSYEVEVLAPLEEVAVAVVEPQQGEAAE; encoded by the coding sequence ATGCTCGGACTGGAGCGCGACGCCAGTGGAGAGGCGATCAAGCTTGCCTGGCGCAAGGCCGCCAAGGGCGCGCATCCGGATGCCGGCGGCGATGTCGACAATTTCAACCGGCTGCAGATCGCCTATGAACTGCTGCAGGATCCCGTGCGCCGGCGCGTCTATGACGATACCGGCTACGATCCGCAGCTCGCCGATCCCAGGGATCTCGAAGGCGTCTTGATGCTGGAATCGCTGGTCAACGAGGTGATCCTCGACGAGCGCGAACCCGGCAGCTTCGATCCCGTGGCCGCCATGCGCCGCAAACTCTCCGACGACATCGTCAAGAGCCGCTTCCACATCCTGGAGCTCGAACGCCACCGCGCCCGTGTGCGCAAACACATAGACCGCCTCGGCCGCCGCCCTGAAACCGACGTGCTCGGCTCGATGCTGCGCGCCCGCAGCGAGGCCATCGCCGACGCCATCCGCAAGACGGAAAAGCAGATCGAGACGATCGAGCACACCTATACGATGCTCGAGGGTTACTCGTATGAAGTGGAGGTTCTGGCGCCGCTGGAAGAGGTGGCAGTGGCGGTGGTGGAGCCGCAGCAGGGGGAGGCTGCGGAGTAG
- a CDS encoding cold-shock protein, whose product MATKGTVKFFNQDKGFGFITPEGGAKDVFVHISALQASGIQSLREGQQVSFDTEPDRMGKGPKAVNIQAF is encoded by the coding sequence ATGGCCACCAAGGGCACCGTAAAATTCTTCAACCAGGACAAGGGTTTTGGTTTCATCACGCCGGAAGGCGGCGCGAAGGACGTTTTCGTCCACATCTCCGCTCTCCAGGCTTCTGGCATCCAGTCGCTCCGCGAAGGCCAGCAGGTTTCCTTCGACACCGAGCCGGATCGCATGGGCAAGGGCCCGAAGGCTGTCAACATCCAGGCCTTCTGA
- a CDS encoding helix-turn-helix transcriptional regulator, whose protein sequence is MLDTITHLKVPMDQEERSACLGPDGSVAHVARVMKMISGRWKLPILFRLFAEPSIRTLQLKRDMPGISQKMLTQHLRELEEDGLIERRDFGEQPPRVEYRLSQAGRALMPVLMAAREFSRDYSVAG, encoded by the coding sequence ATGCTCGACACAATTACGCACTTAAAAGTGCCCATGGACCAGGAAGAGCGCTCCGCCTGCCTCGGGCCTGACGGCTCCGTTGCGCATGTGGCGCGGGTCATGAAGATGATCAGCGGGCGTTGGAAACTGCCGATCCTGTTCCGGCTCTTTGCCGAGCCCTCGATACGCACCTTGCAGCTGAAGCGGGACATGCCGGGTATTTCACAGAAGATGCTGACCCAGCACCTGCGGGAACTGGAAGAGGACGGGCTGATCGAGCGGCGGGATTTCGGCGAGCAGCCGCCACGCGTGGAATACCGGCTGTCTCAGGCGGGCAGGGCGCTGATGCCGGTGCTCATGGCGGCGCGGGAGTTTTCGCGGGATTATTCTGTTGCAGGGTAG
- a CDS encoding SDR family NAD(P)-dependent oxidoreductase — protein sequence MDLKLDGRTALVTGSSKGIGEAIARGLAREKATVIVHGRDRGETQRVAREIIAEGGRAYAVTGDLTLDDEVEELIAEARALAGHIDILVNNAGGSGQPEDWAASRPASWAEAYDRNVLAAVRVTTRLLPEMRKAGFGRVINISSLAGLMPPAGRPDYSACKAAMNAMTSSMAKAVATEGVTVNTISPGTIRSARLDARFREVAAERGVAADAAWETIEQAVLPLFAEVPLGRVGTLEEIADAVSFLVSPRAAYITGVNLRVDGGMMPAI from the coding sequence ATGGATTTGAAACTCGACGGCAGGACAGCGCTTGTTACCGGCAGCAGCAAGGGCATAGGCGAAGCGATCGCCCGAGGGCTCGCCCGCGAGAAAGCCACCGTGATCGTCCACGGCCGCGACAGGGGCGAAACACAGCGCGTGGCCCGTGAGATTATTGCCGAAGGCGGCCGCGCCTATGCGGTGACCGGCGACCTCACCCTGGACGATGAGGTGGAGGAACTGATCGCCGAGGCACGGGCGCTTGCCGGCCACATCGACATCCTCGTCAACAATGCCGGCGGTTCCGGCCAGCCGGAGGATTGGGCGGCAAGCCGTCCCGCCTCCTGGGCCGAAGCCTACGACCGCAATGTCCTGGCAGCCGTGAGGGTCACCACAAGGCTGCTGCCCGAGATGCGCAAGGCAGGCTTCGGCCGCGTCATCAACATTTCCAGCCTCGCCGGCCTGATGCCGCCTGCCGGCAGGCCGGATTATTCCGCCTGCAAGGCCGCCATGAACGCCATGACCTCTTCCATGGCCAAGGCAGTGGCGACCGAAGGCGTGACCGTCAACACGATCTCGCCGGGCACGATCCGCAGCGCCCGCCTCGACGCCCGCTTCCGCGAGGTGGCCGCCGAACGCGGCGTGGCTGCCGATGCCGCCTGGGAGACGATCGAACAGGCGGTGTTACCGCTTTTCGCCGAAGTGCCGCTTGGCCGCGTCGGAACACTGGAAGAGATTGCCGATGCCGTCTCCTTCCTCGTCAGCCCGCGTGCCGCCTATATTACGGGCGTGAATCTCCGGGTCGATGGCGGCATGATGCCGGCGATCTGA
- a CDS encoding MBL fold metallo-hydrolase has protein sequence MAIDVELTTYPGLDERIVVVRAGDEVDCVFVRTERFNVLVDTLATPSLCARAMELLADRIHDRPLVVINSHMDWDHFWGNLTIGNDVPIIAHDKAIERLCDPSAQKELADKRSQESRFHDVEIIMPTTSFSGESMTLHGGDLTLELLHTPGHTPDHVAVWIPELQVCLAVDAVEYPVPEVWSRSPEDLRSLCLSLRKIRDLQPRYVILAHGQTADPSIVERNIAYFGKLRDTVAQLPEGLLVQDALNEQAGCGIEDFVAFPSGMPTETRAFYGRCHKSNLDAAVAARLAGMDFTGS, from the coding sequence ATGGCTATTGATGTCGAGCTGACTACCTATCCCGGCCTCGATGAGCGCATCGTTGTGGTCCGGGCGGGTGATGAGGTCGACTGCGTGTTCGTACGCACCGAGCGGTTCAACGTTCTCGTAGACACGCTGGCCACGCCGAGCCTTTGTGCGCGTGCGATGGAACTGCTTGCCGACCGAATTCATGATCGTCCCCTTGTCGTGATCAATTCCCACATGGATTGGGACCATTTCTGGGGCAACCTGACCATCGGCAATGATGTACCGATCATTGCCCACGACAAAGCAATCGAGAGACTGTGCGACCCATCCGCACAGAAAGAGCTTGCCGACAAGAGATCGCAGGAATCACGCTTCCACGACGTTGAAATCATAATGCCGACGACCAGCTTCTCAGGTGAAAGCATGACGCTGCACGGAGGGGATCTGACGCTGGAACTGCTGCATACACCCGGACATACGCCAGACCATGTTGCGGTCTGGATACCGGAACTTCAGGTCTGCCTGGCCGTCGATGCAGTCGAATACCCTGTTCCAGAAGTCTGGAGCCGATCGCCCGAAGATCTTCGCAGCCTTTGCCTGTCGCTCAGGAAAATCCGGGACCTGCAGCCACGTTACGTCATTCTTGCACATGGCCAAACCGCCGACCCGTCGATCGTCGAGCGCAACATCGCGTATTTCGGTAAATTGCGGGACACAGTCGCACAATTGCCGGAGGGCCTCTTGGTCCAGGATGCGTTGAACGAGCAGGCCGGCTGCGGGATCGAGGACTTCGTCGCTTTTCCTTCCGGCATGCCCACGGAAACGCGGGCCTTCTACGGGCGCTGCCATAAGTCGAATCTGGATGCGGCCGTGGCTGCCCGGCTGGCAGGAATGGACTTTACCGGGTCGTGA
- a CDS encoding alpha/beta fold hydrolase, protein MPTQILFIQGAGETTHDQWDNKLVDSLARELGDAYAIRYPRMPDEGDPHYKAWKAAVIAEFQTLEDGAILIGHSFGGTVLLHTLAEDWPAFEPGAVILIAPPFMGEGGWESDEIVECDDFSESLPEGLPVLIYHGSEDDTVPFAHIELYARAIPDAVVCALPGRDHQLDCDLADVAKDIVSLDG, encoded by the coding sequence ATGCCAACACAGATCCTCTTCATCCAGGGTGCGGGCGAAACCACGCATGACCAGTGGGACAACAAGCTCGTCGACAGCCTGGCGCGTGAACTCGGCGATGCCTACGCCATCCGCTATCCCCGCATGCCCGATGAGGGCGATCCGCATTACAAAGCCTGGAAAGCGGCCGTCATCGCCGAGTTCCAGACCCTTGAGGATGGCGCCATCCTGATCGGCCATTCCTTCGGCGGCACCGTGCTTCTGCATACGCTTGCCGAGGACTGGCCGGCATTCGAGCCGGGTGCGGTCATCCTCATCGCGCCGCCCTTCATGGGCGAGGGCGGGTGGGAGAGCGATGAGATTGTCGAGTGCGACGACTTTTCCGAGAGCCTGCCGGAGGGCCTGCCCGTGCTCATCTATCACGGCAGCGAGGACGATACCGTGCCCTTTGCCCATATCGAGCTTTACGCCAGGGCGATCCCGGATGCGGTCGTCTGCGCGCTGCCGGGGCGCGACCATCAGCTCGACTGTGATCTCGCCGACGTCGCCAAGGATATAGTCTCGCTGGACGGATAG
- a CDS encoding FAD-dependent monooxygenase, with amino-acid sequence MHVPVAIIGAGLGGLVLARVLHINGIRAKVYEGDASPEARSQGGMLDIHDFNGQLGLKDAGLYEQFLDLIHPGGQQSRFFDKDGTLLMDNPDDGKGGRPEVQRGELRRILLESLPEDAVHWGCKLSSARSLGDGRHELIFADGQLATTDLLIGADGAWSKVRPLLTDATPTYTGLVFFETWLNDADVRHSDSAQAVGGGSMFALAPGKGIMAHREPNGVLHAYIALRRPKAWVESIDVSNRAAATSRIAAEFDGWAPSLTALITGCDVGPVPRIIHTLPETHRWSRVPGVTLLGDAAHLTVPSGEGANLAIYDGAELGKSIATSFGDIEAALLAYERELFARSTTAAVEASKLTMLLFGETAPYGLVEAFEQELLGIPNS; translated from the coding sequence ATGCATGTTCCTGTTGCCATCATCGGTGCCGGCCTCGGCGGCCTCGTCCTTGCGCGGGTCCTTCACATCAACGGCATCCGCGCTAAGGTCTATGAAGGCGATGCCTCTCCCGAGGCAAGATCGCAGGGCGGCATGCTCGACATCCACGATTTCAACGGCCAGCTCGGCCTCAAGGATGCAGGCCTTTACGAACAGTTCCTCGACCTTATCCATCCCGGCGGACAGCAATCCCGCTTCTTCGACAAGGACGGGACGCTTCTCATGGACAACCCCGATGACGGGAAGGGCGGGCGCCCCGAAGTGCAGCGAGGCGAACTGAGGCGCATTCTCCTGGAGTCTCTGCCGGAGGATGCGGTGCACTGGGGCTGCAAGCTCTCGTCGGCACGATCCCTTGGCGATGGGCGACACGAACTCATATTCGCCGACGGGCAGCTTGCGACGACCGATCTGCTGATCGGCGCCGACGGCGCCTGGTCGAAAGTGCGGCCGCTCCTGACGGATGCGACGCCGACCTATACCGGGCTGGTTTTCTTCGAGACATGGCTCAACGACGCCGATGTCCGTCACTCCGACAGCGCGCAGGCTGTTGGCGGCGGCTCGATGTTCGCGCTCGCGCCCGGCAAGGGGATCATGGCGCATCGCGAGCCGAACGGGGTGCTGCACGCCTATATCGCCCTGCGAAGGCCGAAGGCGTGGGTCGAGAGCATCGACGTCTCCAACCGGGCAGCTGCCACAAGCCGCATTGCCGCGGAATTCGACGGTTGGGCTCCATCGCTGACGGCGCTGATCACCGGATGCGACGTGGGGCCGGTGCCACGTATCATCCACACGCTGCCGGAGACGCATCGATGGAGCCGGGTTCCCGGCGTGACCCTTCTCGGCGATGCCGCGCATCTGACGGTGCCGTCAGGAGAAGGCGCCAATCTCGCGATCTATGACGGCGCCGAACTCGGCAAGTCCATCGCGACATCGTTTGGCGATATCGAGGCGGCGCTGCTTGCATATGAAAGAGAGCTCTTTGCGCGCAGCACGACAGCGGCAGTGGAGGCTTCCAAGCTCACCATGCTTCTGTTCGGCGAAACGGCCCCCTACGGGCTGGTCGAGGCTTTCGAGCAGGAGCTTCTCGGGATCCCGAATTCCTGA
- a CDS encoding TetR family transcriptional regulator: protein MRKPDGKRRQDSLTRERVVDASIAILDEGGEKGLTFQALAKRLKTGAGAIYWHVENKSDLLVAASDAIVINVIAARSAGGSPADKIRALALALFDALDERPWLGSALAQAPGSMPTIRILEHLGRQVRAMGVPHDDEWTVVAALLNYVLGVGGQNAANAEMARMQHLERDAFLGEIAFRLSALDPEDFPFVQSIAPKVPDHDDRADFLTGIDLFLDGIARRIAGSPTASESAAGKEQP, encoded by the coding sequence ATGAGAAAACCGGATGGAAAGCGAAGACAGGATTCACTCACGAGGGAGCGCGTTGTCGATGCGTCCATCGCCATCCTCGACGAGGGTGGAGAAAAGGGGCTGACCTTCCAGGCCCTTGCGAAAAGACTGAAGACAGGCGCCGGCGCGATCTACTGGCATGTCGAAAACAAGAGCGACCTCCTTGTAGCCGCCTCCGATGCGATCGTTATCAACGTGATCGCCGCGCGTTCCGCCGGCGGATCACCGGCTGATAAGATCCGCGCCCTCGCCCTCGCCCTGTTCGACGCGCTGGACGAGCGTCCATGGCTCGGCTCGGCCTTGGCGCAGGCACCGGGATCAATGCCGACAATCCGCATCCTCGAACATCTCGGCCGGCAGGTTCGGGCGATGGGCGTGCCGCATGACGATGAATGGACGGTTGTGGCCGCACTTCTGAACTATGTGCTCGGCGTGGGGGGCCAGAACGCGGCCAATGCCGAGATGGCGCGAATGCAGCATCTCGAGCGCGACGCATTCCTCGGCGAGATCGCGTTTAGATTATCGGCCCTCGATCCCGAGGATTTCCCCTTCGTGCAGAGCATCGCCCCGAAAGTGCCTGACCACGACGACCGCGCCGACTTCCTGACCGGTATCGACCTCTTTCTTGATGGGATCGCTCGAAGGATCGCCGGCAGCCCGACGGCTTCGGAAAGCGCGGCAGGGAAAGAACAGCCGTAA
- a CDS encoding arabinose transporter, with the protein MAFRLTGDREQARLYLLTAILFISYLCVAIALPVVPVFVTGALGLSNGWAGLGVGIAFLATILTRGYAGGLADSRGAKVAVQRGLAFYVAGALISLAAGLSLQNPVAAFAILVAGRLSIGLGESLVAVGVIAWGIGLVGPQRSGRVLALIGAAIYGALGLGGPLGLLLLDNLGFAGTMAVGAALPLLGLAAIRSVPAVAAHPGRERPPLAAVIGRIWLHGLIVCLQGMGFAAIGSFFTLYFRDLGWDHAGLGLTAFGCGFVLVRLVFGHLPDRYGGLAVAVVSLAVEAMGQLLIWTAADPTVALIGAFMTGLGCSMIFPAMGREVVHLVAPHLRGTALGGFSAFQDLAYGLTGPLAGVLADRAGYGSVFLVGGMTAICGFVVAVVLRRSKAVTAG; encoded by the coding sequence ATGGCTTTCCGTCTTACCGGTGATCGCGAACAGGCCAGGCTTTATCTGCTGACCGCGATCCTCTTCATCTCCTATCTCTGCGTCGCGATCGCGCTTCCCGTGGTGCCGGTCTTCGTGACGGGTGCGCTCGGCCTGAGCAATGGCTGGGCGGGTCTCGGCGTCGGCATTGCCTTTCTTGCCACCATCCTTACCCGTGGTTATGCCGGCGGGCTGGCGGATAGCAGAGGCGCCAAGGTAGCCGTGCAGCGCGGGCTCGCCTTCTATGTCGCGGGTGCGCTGATCTCGCTTGCCGCGGGGCTGTCGCTGCAGAACCCGGTTGCGGCCTTCGCCATTCTCGTTGCCGGGCGATTGTCGATCGGGCTAGGCGAAAGCCTTGTCGCCGTCGGCGTCATTGCCTGGGGTATCGGGCTTGTCGGGCCGCAGCGCTCCGGCCGGGTGCTGGCGCTCATTGGCGCGGCGATCTATGGCGCACTCGGGCTTGGCGGGCCGCTCGGCCTGCTGCTCCTCGATAATCTCGGCTTTGCCGGGACGATGGCCGTCGGCGCGGCGCTGCCCCTGCTGGGGCTTGCGGCAATCCGCAGCGTTCCGGCCGTCGCCGCCCATCCGGGCAGGGAGCGGCCGCCGCTTGCCGCCGTCATCGGCCGCATCTGGCTGCATGGGCTGATCGTCTGCCTGCAGGGCATGGGCTTTGCGGCGATCGGGTCCTTCTTCACGCTCTATTTCCGCGATCTCGGCTGGGATCATGCCGGCCTCGGGCTGACTGCCTTTGGCTGCGGCTTCGTGCTGGTACGCCTCGTCTTCGGCCATCTGCCGGATCGTTACGGCGGGCTTGCGGTGGCCGTGGTGTCGCTTGCGGTCGAGGCGATGGGGCAGTTGCTGATCTGGACGGCGGCCGATCCCACTGTGGCGCTCATCGGCGCCTTCATGACCGGCCTCGGCTGCTCGATGATCTTTCCCGCCATGGGGCGAGAGGTCGTGCATCTCGTGGCCCCACATCTGCGTGGCACAGCGCTCGGCGGCTTCTCGGCCTTTCAGGATCTCGCATACGGACTGACCGGGCCGCTCGCCGGCGTGCTGGCGGACCGGGCTGGTTATGGCAGCGTGTTTCTGGTCGGCGGAATGACGGCAATCTGCGGGTTTGTCGTCGCTGTGGTGTTGCGGCGAAGCAAGGCGGTCACTGCAGGGTGA
- a CDS encoding glycosyltransferase family 25 protein: MRILIISRKAEEVRRSFQIRQMAALGLSYEFLDAFEAADLSDEECQTAASNWPSPTRRQDIACFHSHRKAWQTVIEHGAKTLILEDDAVLSDDIAAVLANIEARNEAWNTVYDLEFAPRRHILNRKRAWQDEAGGFGATRVYQNRVGLAGYVIGPEAAKRMLSETTTYSLIDAHFWHCSWLAAYQIEPAPVIQQRFLETEAESADFVRPEKDLVFLPLSKIRRFARRMELEGIKARNLIAGLLWGKKRDVLVDRSRFNEAVVKSAQLGLLLVPVVG; the protein is encoded by the coding sequence TTGAGAATATTGATCATCAGCAGGAAGGCGGAGGAGGTTCGGCGGAGCTTCCAGATCCGGCAGATGGCCGCACTTGGCCTTTCCTACGAGTTTCTCGACGCATTCGAGGCCGCGGACCTGTCGGACGAGGAATGCCAGACGGCCGCCAGCAACTGGCCGAGCCCGACCCGGCGGCAGGACATCGCCTGCTTCCACTCCCACCGCAAGGCCTGGCAAACAGTGATCGAGCATGGTGCGAAGACACTCATCCTCGAAGACGATGCGGTGCTGTCAGACGATATCGCGGCCGTCCTTGCCAATATCGAAGCGCGCAACGAGGCATGGAACACCGTCTACGACCTCGAATTCGCCCCGCGGCGTCATATCCTCAACCGCAAGCGCGCCTGGCAGGATGAGGCCGGCGGTTTTGGCGCCACCCGCGTCTATCAGAACCGGGTAGGGCTGGCAGGCTATGTCATCGGCCCCGAGGCGGCAAAGCGCATGCTCTCCGAAACCACCACCTATTCGCTGATCGACGCGCATTTCTGGCACTGCTCCTGGCTCGCCGCCTACCAGATCGAGCCGGCGCCGGTCATCCAGCAGCGGTTTCTGGAAACCGAGGCCGAGAGCGCCGATTTCGTGCGCCCGGAAAAGGACCTGGTCTTCCTGCCGCTCAGCAAGATACGCAGGTTCGCGCGCCGGATGGAGCTCGAAGGCATCAAGGCGAGAAACCTCATTGCCGGCCTGTTGTGGGGGAAGAAGCGGGATGTTCTCGTCGATCGCTCACGGTTCAACGAGGCCGTGGTGAAATCGGCCCAGCTGGGGCTGCTGCTGGTGCCGGTGGTCGGGTAG
- a CDS encoding YdcF family protein: MFVFAKIFWIVSQPVTIFFLLMALSVLLMFFSFRRSAIAAGLLSLVLIFVSFYTTSGALIVQELEDRFPRPAAPADVACIVLLGGGIATKVDGVRGGYNLDDAADRYIETVRLAGVYPNAKVIMSGGDGSLLGGYVKEADVIRRMFDDFHIDPARVEYDTQSRDTYENAINTRAILQRLNLNHCLLVTSGFHMPRAVAIFRNLGMDVTPWAADYRTTGEEGLTLSVGHPIDNVDLLTTGIREWIGIVAYYFAGRVSTLYPQ; this comes from the coding sequence ATGTTTGTTTTCGCCAAGATTTTCTGGATCGTTTCCCAGCCGGTGACGATCTTCTTCCTCCTGATGGCGCTCAGCGTGCTTCTGATGTTCTTTTCCTTCCGGCGGTCCGCCATCGCGGCCGGGCTCCTGTCGCTGGTCCTCATCTTCGTGAGCTTTTACACCACATCAGGTGCGCTGATCGTGCAGGAGCTGGAGGATCGTTTTCCGCGGCCGGCCGCACCTGCCGATGTCGCCTGCATCGTCCTGCTTGGCGGCGGGATCGCGACAAAGGTCGACGGCGTGCGCGGCGGCTACAACCTGGATGACGCGGCCGATCGCTACATCGAAACGGTGCGCCTGGCCGGCGTCTATCCCAATGCCAAGGTCATCATGTCCGGCGGCGACGGCAGTCTCCTCGGCGGCTACGTCAAGGAAGCGGACGTCATCCGCAGGATGTTCGACGATTTCCATATCGATCCGGCCCGCGTCGAATATGACACCCAGTCGCGCGATACCTATGAGAACGCCATCAATACAAGGGCGATCCTGCAGCGGCTGAACCTCAACCACTGCCTGCTCGTGACATCGGGTTTCCACATGCCGCGGGCAGTGGCAATCTTCCGCAATCTCGGCATGGACGTCACCCCCTGGGCTGCCGATTACCGCACGACAGGTGAAGAGGGCCTGACGCTGTCCGTCGGCCATCCGATTGACAATGTCGACCTGTTGACGACGGGCATCCGGGAATGGATCGGCATCGTCGCCTATTATTTCGCCGGGCGCGTCTCTACGCTTTATCCGCAGTGA